One genomic window of Synergistaceae bacterium includes the following:
- a CDS encoding flagellin gives MSMIMNHDITSLMGQRIMMRNSLAMKRSLEKLSTGLRTKIADLDNTAGLAISETMRSRIFGMEKALYNTQDGISLIQTASGALEQTNSMLMRM, from the coding sequence ATGTCTATGATTATGAATCACGATATAACGTCCTTAATGGGTCAGCGGATAATGATGCGTAATTCTCTCGCCATGAAACGCTCATTAGAGAAATTATCAACGGGACTGCGCACAAAAATAGCCGATCTTGACAACACGGCAGGACTTGCAATCAGCGAGACTATGAGATCCCGTATATTTGGCATGGAGAAAGCATTATATAACACTCAAGACGGAATAAGCCTCATTCAGACAGCTTCGGGCGCACTTGAGCAGACAAATTCAATGCTTATGCGTATG
- a CDS encoding flagellar protein FlaG, with translation MKLDYTLPAYIQSAAAEHQRQVVKTRTLGNTGPDLPEPARYKKSSDTQARRTNEQSKATQLADKAKSEVIDKASEMRHLKYDVIEDADIVQVSVINSSDGTIIRKFPPDKVINLVQKIREKRKSRHKSLDMKL, from the coding sequence ATGAAGCTGGATTATACCCTTCCGGCTTATATTCAATCAGCTGCAGCAGAACATCAGCGTCAGGTTGTCAAGACCCGGACACTTGGGAATACAGGCCCGGATTTGCCGGAACCAGCGCGATATAAAAAAAGTTCTGACACTCAGGCACGCCGTACAAATGAGCAAAGCAAAGCAACACAATTAGCGGACAAGGCAAAAAGTGAAGTTATTGACAAGGCTTCAGAAATGCGGCATCTCAAGTATGATGTTATCGAGGACGCTGATATTGTGCAGGTCAGCGTGATTAACAGCTCGGACGGGACAATAATTCGCAAGTTTCCGCCGGACAAAGTTATAAATCTCGTGCAGAAGATTCGCGAGAAAAGAAAATCGAGACATAAATCGCTCGATATGAAGTTATAA
- a CDS encoding flagellin — MVIQHNIPALQSYNIVNNTSNALQKSIAKLSSGLRINSAADDAAGLAISEKMRAQIRGLDKAVANTQDGISLIQTAEGALSETHSILQRMRELSVQAANDTLTQQDRSYIQVEIDQLNEEITRIGNTTQFNKKKLLNGEAAALWSSDDNETKAIINGGLRKTDQFGQKVSVEGNYKIRVKADPGQGEVQKSDIMKVKHENVLMNKSVNTDGGVKDVSVDSVAAGSYTMSYYTAPQNAATAQLTAAYGLGGNQYDATTAITFNATTAPVTKISIQTTDGVEIWSTSGSDIFGIGENTSFSAADQQTFFTGGSASTGQVFAGVEDEIIAAARQKGITLDSGGFTAGSFVTHTIDRPAPGLKIVYEGGGNGVSPTTTGITPQGPNYTDASNLFTVNVGSSTYDNASVLFEVTGINAVDQTVTLKATASLLSQDGTTTTATQDNIILGGQNPAPVYLTEIFGGTGGTGGTSTTIELSGSLSLIDENAKFVYSITPTTDTATNHMAVQVEGSLDSGWSDKWDGGPFRGNTLEYTLNSDKTANTEIHFKNYFLNEKTGVAELGDIIMSTEPTFKNGGAIASLQDGDILASFDAAYVGKVAKGDVKLRDLDKFWNSEGVFMLDDAKTITLNQANGNTASVTLYGYDTLNDVAKKLNDAVATGLGQAKYVDDATKFVTFVDGATVGSESVEGTFLIRSAVPGKEGEITLSGDENLINALSLNTIQKATETTFTVDVSNAHTGETIASNVKVTGNVAHGLIDDNVDIEFSSLKGINASWNSKLNKFVFSSSTQETTLHIADNTTVLQIGANEGEDMSLNIGDMRSHALGLDGVNVMSHDRAARSITIIDNAIDKVSTQRANLGAYQNRLEYTANNLTTASENLTSAESRIRDTDMAKEMMNFTKLNIMLQAGNSMLAQANQQPQNVLSLIR; from the coding sequence ATGGTAATTCAGCATAACATACCGGCTTTACAGAGTTACAATATTGTTAATAACACAAGTAACGCTCTGCAGAAGTCAATCGCCAAACTTTCAAGCGGTCTTCGCATTAATTCAGCCGCAGACGACGCAGCAGGTCTCGCAATTTCCGAGAAAATGCGCGCACAGATCAGAGGACTCGATAAAGCAGTCGCCAACACTCAGGACGGTATCAGCTTAATCCAGACAGCAGAAGGCGCACTCAGTGAGACTCATTCAATCCTTCAGAGAATGCGCGAGCTTTCAGTCCAGGCAGCAAACGACACATTAACACAGCAGGACAGAAGCTACATTCAGGTTGAAATCGACCAGCTCAACGAGGAAATCACCAGAATCGGCAACACGACTCAGTTCAACAAGAAAAAATTACTCAACGGTGAAGCAGCAGCACTCTGGAGCAGCGACGACAACGAGACAAAAGCTATCATCAACGGCGGTCTCCGTAAGACTGATCAGTTTGGACAGAAAGTCTCTGTAGAGGGCAACTATAAGATTCGCGTTAAAGCAGATCCCGGACAGGGTGAAGTTCAGAAGTCCGACATCATGAAGGTAAAACATGAGAACGTACTTATGAACAAGTCTGTAAATACTGACGGGGGCGTTAAAGATGTTTCCGTTGACAGTGTAGCAGCAGGCAGCTACACAATGTCTTACTATACTGCACCGCAAAATGCTGCTACTGCACAGCTCACTGCAGCTTATGGACTTGGCGGCAATCAGTATGACGCGACAACCGCAATTACATTCAATGCTACTACTGCGCCTGTTACCAAAATTAGCATTCAAACGACTGATGGCGTAGAAATTTGGTCAACATCGGGTTCTGATATTTTCGGTATCGGCGAGAATACCAGCTTCTCAGCAGCAGATCAGCAAACTTTCTTCACTGGCGGTTCAGCAAGCACAGGCCAAGTATTTGCAGGTGTTGAGGATGAAATTATTGCAGCAGCAAGACAGAAGGGTATCACACTGGATTCTGGTGGATTTACAGCAGGTTCATTTGTTACTCACACTATCGACAGGCCTGCACCTGGTCTTAAAATAGTATATGAGGGCGGCGGAAATGGAGTTAGCCCAACCACAACAGGTATTACTCCGCAGGGTCCAAACTATACTGATGCGTCTAATTTATTTACCGTTAATGTTGGTAGCAGCACTTATGATAATGCCAGCGTACTATTTGAGGTTACCGGTATTAATGCAGTAGATCAAACAGTAACCCTTAAAGCAACTGCCAGCCTTCTTTCTCAGGACGGTACAACGACCACAGCAACGCAGGATAACATCATTCTCGGAGGACAAAACCCTGCTCCTGTATATCTTACAGAAATTTTTGGCGGTACTGGCGGTACTGGCGGCACATCAACAACTATTGAACTTAGTGGATCTCTAAGTTTAATTGATGAGAACGCAAAATTTGTCTACTCTATTACTCCTACAACTGACACTGCTACTAACCATATGGCTGTTCAGGTTGAAGGTTCTCTTGACAGTGGCTGGTCTGACAAATGGGACGGCGGCCCCTTCAGAGGTAATACACTTGAGTACACGTTGAACTCTGACAAGACAGCAAACACAGAAATTCACTTCAAAAACTATTTCTTGAATGAGAAAACCGGTGTTGCTGAACTCGGCGATATAATAATGTCAACTGAGCCGACTTTCAAAAATGGCGGAGCTATAGCTTCTCTTCAGGACGGAGATATACTTGCCAGCTTTGACGCTGCATATGTTGGCAAAGTTGCAAAGGGCGACGTTAAACTCCGTGACCTTGACAAATTCTGGAACTCTGAGGGTGTATTTATGCTCGACGATGCCAAGACGATCACCCTCAATCAGGCGAACGGCAACACGGCAAGCGTAACCCTTTACGGATATGACACGCTCAATGACGTAGCAAAGAAGCTCAATGACGCAGTAGCAACAGGTCTCGGCCAAGCAAAATATGTTGATGATGCTACAAAATTTGTAACGTTCGTAGACGGTGCAACAGTCGGCTCAGAGTCTGTAGAAGGAACATTCCTTATTCGTTCGGCAGTACCAGGCAAAGAAGGCGAGATCACCCTTTCTGGAGATGAAAATCTCATAAATGCTCTCTCATTGAACACGATTCAGAAAGCCACTGAGACAACATTTACTGTTGATGTAAGTAACGCACATACCGGCGAGACAATTGCATCAAACGTGAAAGTAACCGGCAACGTAGCACACGGCTTAATCGATGATAACGTTGATATCGAGTTCAGCTCGCTGAAGGGCATTAACGCGTCGTGGAACAGCAAGCTCAACAAGTTTGTATTCTCATCATCAACGCAGGAAACAACGCTTCATATCGCAGACAACACGACAGTATTGCAGATCGGCGCAAATGAGGGCGAAGATATGTCACTCAACATCGGCGACATGAGATCACATGCACTCGGACTCGACGGCGTAAACGTAATGAGCCATGACAGAGCAGCACGCTCAATCACGATCATTGACAACGCTATTGATAAAGTCTCCACTCAGAGAGCAAATCTCGGAGCTTATCAGAACAGATTAGAGTACACGGCGAACAACCTGACGACAGCCAGTGAGAACCTGACCAGCGCAGAGAGCAGAATCCGCGATACAGACATGGCGAAGGAAATGATGAACTTCACGAAGCTCAACATTATGCTTCAGGCCGGAAACTCAATGCTCGCTCAGGCAAACCAGCAGCCGCAGAACGTCCTCAGCCTGATCCGTTAG